In a genomic window of Rhopalosiphum maidis isolate BTI-1 chromosome 4, ASM367621v3, whole genome shotgun sequence:
- the LOC113549695 gene encoding guanylate cyclase soluble subunit beta-1, with protein MYGFVNYALELLVLKTFGEETWEKIKKDAEVTMDGQFLVRQIYDDEITYNLVSSAAQILELPASSILELFGKMFFEFCQDSGYDKILQVLGATPRDFLQNLDALHDHLGTLYPGMRAPSFRCTERTEDGALVLHYYSDRPGLEYIVIGIVKTVASKLHNTEVEVEILQTKEECDHVQFLITDKNTTGQRQSDQTAEVETLSQEPKISPATFCHVFPFHLMFDRDLNVLQTGCTITRVIPMVQGLEPCKLTQILYPVRPHLELTFDNILAHINTVYVLNTKPGIMNGDSNDGCSISLRLKGQMLYVPETDLMLFLCYPSVVNLDDLTKRGLYISDIPLHDATRDLVLMSEQFEADYKLTRDLEFLTDKLQQTYRELESEKQKTDRLLYSVLPISVATELRHKRPVPPKRFECVTLLFSGIVGFSDYCAGHADSKGAMKIVRMLNQLYTAFDVLTDPKKNPNVYKVETVGDKYMAVSGLPEPCEEHVRCIARLALDMMDLSHTVVVDGVPVRLTIGIHSGEVVTGVIGHRMPRYCLFGNTVNLTSRTETTGIPGKINVSENAYNVLNQSNNWDPQFEFTYRGLVPMKGKPEPMKVWILTRKRADAENTEALQ; from the exons atg tacggATTTGTGAATTACGCTTTAGAGCTGCTCGTGTTGAAAACATTTGGTGAAGAGACGTGGGAAAAAATCAA AAAAGATGCAGAGGTTACAATGGATGGTCAGTTTTTAGTCAGACAAATTTACGATGACGAAATTACGTACAATTTGGTATCGTCGGCCGCGCAAATCCTCG AACTGCCCGCCAGTAGCATATTAGAACTGTTCGGGAAGATGTTTTTCGAGTTTTGCCAGGATTCCGGTTACGACAAAATCCTACAGGTGCTTGGAGCCACACCCCGGGACTTTCTTCAA AATTTGGATGCTTTGCACGATCACTTGGGTACACTATATCCAGGTATGAGAGCACCGTCTTTCCGGTGCACAGAAAGGACCGAGGACGGCGCACTTGTCTTACACTATTATTCCGACCGTCCCGGATTGGAGTACATTGTCATCGGGATTGTTAAG ACCGTTGCCAGTAAACTTCATAACACCGAGGTTGAGGTGGAGATATTACAAACTAAAGAAGAATGTGATCATGTGCAGTTCTTAATAACCGATAAAAACACCACAGGTCAACGTCAAAGTGATCAAACAGCTGAAGTCGAGACACTATCACAAG AACCGAAAATTAGTCCGGCCACGTTTTGCCATGTGTTCCCATTCCATCTGATGTTCGACAGAGACTTGAACGTCCTTCAAACCGGTTGCACGATCACCCGAGTAATACCCATGGTACAAGGGCTAGAACCATGCAAATTAACACAAATCTTATACCCC GTAAGACCTCATTTGGAATTGACATTCGACAACATTCTAGCGCACATTAATACCGTGTACGTTCTTAACACAAAACCGGGAATCATGAACGGCGACTCCAACGATGGTTGTTCAATATCTCTGCGccttaaa GGTCAAATGCTGTATGTGCCAGAAACGGATCtaatgttgtttttatgttatcCGAGTGTTGTGAATCTCGATGATCTGACCaa ACGGGGACTGTACATCAGCGATATACCTTTACACGATGCCACTAGGGATTTGGTGTTGATGTCTGAACAATTCGAAGCTGATTACAAACTAACCAGAGATTTGGAATTCTTAACTGACAAGCTCCAGCAGACTTACAGGGAGCTGGAGagcgaaaaacaaaaaaccgaCAG ACTGCTGTATTCTGTGCTGCCGATCAGCGTGGCGACAGAGCTGCGGCATAAGCGACCGGTTCCGCCGAAAAGGTTCGAGTGCGTGACACTGCTGTTTTCCGGCATAGTCGGATTCAGTGACTATTGTGCGGGTCACGCGGACTCGAAAGGCGCCATGAAAATTGTCAGGATGCTCAACCAGCTCTACACGGCTTTCGACGTGCTCACCGATCCGAAGAAAAACCCAAATGTCTACAAG gtggAAACTGTCGGCGACAAATATATGGCGGTCAGTGGACTTCCTGAACCTTGCGAAGAGCATGTCCGGTGCATTGCTCGATTGGCTTTGGACATGATGGACCTCAGTCATACGGTTGTAGTGGACGGTGTGCCTGTT CGCCTGACAATAGGCATACACAGCGGCGAGGTGGTAACGGGAGTAATCGGTCATCGGATGCCTCGGTATTGTTTATTCGGCAACACCGTAAATCTAACCAGCAGGACCGAGACCACAGGTATACCAGGAAAAATCAATGTCTCAGAAAACGCATACAA